Proteins encoded within one genomic window of Limisphaerales bacterium:
- a CDS encoding twin-arginine translocase subunit TatC: MAKEPEDKHGASDFGGDGTPAESNPPQDDLPATPPEQGDEQSELPLGDEPTEDGSAVEFPQSDFPKADFSEPQTETAADEDEDEDEPVHDDQAHDETHHEDPHHAGELDSGHDDPYHDEYSHDYEDEYHQEYHDDYHEHDHGEYEYADGNNFGGDDNGGNDDGGDDANEGFGGPIKPFLDHLEDFRFMVMKCVVAVVAGMMIALIGSPYIVKFLTWPLERAQQIEQVNTNPDKRAVPVKFGSGVVSHIRESDLKNMASVGNLRGSFTNTAEISALRLVPTDQLGTNGNRFAIQLEVDNNSSDREPWHVELKAFGPLKSFFIALKIGLYGGITIAIPFILIFVAQFVLPALHIKEKKWVFRLAGMGSVLFMLGAAFCYFVIMQVALWASVGFAGMLGFGADEWMAEEYIGFVCKFMVGMGLAFEMPMILLFLVKVGILDYEKLSRLRMYAVVANIILAAVITPTGDPVTLALVAVPMQLLYELSTIIAWFMARNQAREEAAFDDED; this comes from the coding sequence ATGGCCAAGGAGCCCGAGGACAAGCATGGGGCTTCTGATTTCGGCGGCGATGGAACGCCCGCCGAAAGCAATCCCCCTCAAGACGATTTACCTGCAACCCCGCCCGAACAAGGCGACGAGCAGAGCGAATTGCCTTTGGGCGATGAGCCCACCGAAGACGGTTCCGCAGTAGAATTTCCCCAATCTGATTTTCCGAAGGCTGATTTCTCTGAACCTCAAACTGAGACAGCGGCCGACGAGGACGAGGATGAGGATGAACCTGTCCACGATGACCAAGCGCATGACGAAACGCACCACGAAGATCCCCACCATGCCGGCGAGTTGGATTCCGGCCATGATGATCCTTATCACGATGAGTATTCACACGATTACGAAGATGAATATCATCAGGAATATCACGATGACTATCACGAACACGACCATGGCGAATACGAATACGCCGATGGCAATAATTTTGGTGGCGATGACAACGGTGGAAATGATGATGGCGGCGACGATGCGAATGAAGGCTTTGGCGGCCCGATAAAACCCTTCCTCGATCACCTCGAGGATTTCCGTTTTATGGTTATGAAGTGCGTCGTGGCCGTAGTGGCCGGCATGATGATTGCCCTCATCGGCTCGCCGTACATCGTGAAATTTCTTACGTGGCCCCTCGAACGGGCTCAACAAATCGAGCAGGTCAACACCAACCCCGATAAACGCGCCGTGCCGGTAAAATTTGGCAGTGGCGTGGTTTCGCATATCCGCGAATCCGATTTAAAAAATATGGCGTCGGTTGGTAACCTTCGAGGTTCCTTCACCAACACCGCTGAAATCAGTGCCCTTCGTCTAGTGCCTACGGATCAACTGGGCACCAACGGCAATCGGTTCGCGATCCAGCTTGAGGTAGACAATAATAGTTCCGACCGAGAGCCGTGGCACGTGGAGCTTAAGGCCTTCGGTCCGCTCAAATCGTTTTTCATCGCGCTGAAGATCGGCCTCTACGGCGGCATCACGATTGCAATTCCGTTCATTTTGATTTTTGTCGCTCAATTTGTGCTGCCCGCATTGCATATTAAAGAAAAGAAGTGGGTCTTTCGATTGGCCGGTATGGGCTCGGTGCTGTTTATGTTGGGCGCCGCTTTCTGTTATTTTGTCATTATGCAGGTTGCCTTGTGGGCGTCGGTGGGCTTTGCCGGCATGCTCGGTTTTGGCGCGGACGAATGGATGGCCGAGGAATACATCGGCTTCGTGTGCAAATTTATGGTGGGAATGGGGCTCGCGTTTGAAATGCCCATGATCCTGCTCTTTCTTGTGAAGGTTGGCATATTAGATTATGAAAAACTTTCGCGATTGCGCATGTATGCCGTGGTGGCCAACATCATCCTTGCCGCCGTCATTACTCCCACCGGCGACCCTGTCACCCTCGCACTGGTGGCCGTGCCGATGCAGTTGCTCTATGAATTGAGTACGATCATTGCATGGTTTATGGCCCGAAATCAGGCGCGTGAAGAAGCAGCTTTTGACGACGAAGACTAG
- a CDS encoding twin-arginine translocase TatA/TatE family subunit — translation MLAFIQGSEWLIIGLAVLLLFGAKKLPELARGLGKGIREFKKASSDIGDELNRSDHEDDHDRSRRRQRPIEDHQEKTAQAEVEEDKPGKATSESN, via the coding sequence ATGTTGGCATTTATTCAGGGTTCGGAATGGTTGATTATCGGCCTCGCCGTGCTGCTATTATTTGGAGCAAAAAAACTCCCGGAACTCGCGCGCGGCTTGGGTAAAGGCATCCGTGAATTCAAGAAAGCCTCCAGCGATATTGGCGATGAGCTGAATCGCAGTGATCATGAGGATGACCACGATCGCTCCCGACGCCGTCAACGCCCCATCGAGGATCATCAGGAAAAAACCGCCCAAGCCGAGGTGGAGGAGGACAAGCCCGGGAAGGCTACGTCCGAATCTAACTAA
- a CDS encoding OmpA family protein, whose product MKRIAWINATALGAAAMLLAVSCKSQKPVGLTTIPGQKTIVASNPNPLPVPTPTGGGGIPGGTTIPSGGQPFVNPNAIIQPINPNNAGLLNDQGQGFTGQEMEDREAFAALTVHFEYDSAAVHPDDFEKIKLVALHLIQHPTHKLLVEGHCDERGTEDYNLSLGERRALSVVDELSRLNVGADRLRTLSQGEKVPMVLGADEQSFAENRRGEFVLLMPAQ is encoded by the coding sequence ATGAAACGAATCGCGTGGATCAATGCAACAGCTCTGGGCGCGGCGGCTATGCTGCTGGCCGTGAGTTGCAAATCACAAAAGCCGGTGGGATTGACCACCATACCCGGCCAGAAAACCATTGTGGCCAGCAATCCCAATCCGCTCCCGGTGCCTACACCCACTGGCGGCGGCGGAATTCCCGGCGGCACAACAATTCCAAGCGGGGGCCAACCGTTTGTGAACCCCAACGCAATCATACAACCAATTAACCCAAACAACGCGGGCTTGCTCAATGATCAGGGCCAAGGATTCACTGGGCAGGAAATGGAAGACCGCGAAGCGTTTGCGGCATTGACCGTGCACTTCGAGTATGACAGCGCGGCGGTGCATCCGGATGACTTTGAGAAAATCAAACTCGTGGCGCTGCATCTCATCCAACATCCCACGCACAAGCTGCTGGTGGAAGGCCATTGCGATGAACGGGGCACAGAGGATTACAACCTCTCGCTGGGCGAACGCCGCGCGCTTTCTGTGGTGGATGAATTGTCGCGCCTGAACGTGGGTGCCGATCGTTTACGTACCTTGAGCCAGGGCGAAAAGGTGCCAATGGTACTCGGCGCAGACGAACAATCCTTTGCAGAAAACCGCCGAGGCGAATTTGTTTTGCTCATGCCGGCCCAGTAA
- a CDS encoding OmpA family protein — translation MQGATYLKTLALVCAVAAIGCKSATTDVTHIPGKTLANNGNGGNGNGNGNGNPGGNGNTGLGPGGTGGGNGGPNVTPNPGTGFGPLGLPGEHEIVRDAFQKIHFAYDSAELRPVDLPHITKVAEYLVQNPNHLLEVEGHCDERGTEDYNLSLGERRAQAIAQALVELGVTDNRLATKSMGEKMPMVKGGDKESFAANRRGEFVLYVPMESQGLPSGGADPQRVNLIPGGTATP, via the coding sequence ATGCAAGGAGCAACATATCTAAAAACATTGGCCTTGGTTTGTGCAGTAGCCGCCATCGGTTGTAAATCTGCAACGACGGACGTCACTCACATCCCCGGCAAAACATTGGCCAACAATGGAAACGGTGGCAATGGCAATGGAAACGGAAACGGCAATCCTGGAGGAAACGGGAACACTGGCTTAGGGCCGGGCGGTACCGGCGGTGGAAACGGAGGGCCCAACGTGACTCCCAATCCGGGCACAGGATTTGGGCCATTGGGATTGCCCGGCGAGCACGAGATTGTGCGCGACGCATTTCAGAAAATTCATTTCGCTTATGACAGCGCGGAGCTGCGGCCGGTAGATTTGCCGCACATCACCAAAGTGGCAGAGTACTTGGTTCAAAACCCAAACCATTTGTTGGAAGTGGAAGGTCACTGCGACGAACGCGGGACAGAAGATTACAACCTCTCGTTGGGCGAACGCCGGGCGCAAGCCATCGCGCAGGCACTTGTGGAATTGGGCGTGACGGACAATCGACTCGCCACCAAAAGTATGGGCGAAAAAATGCCGATGGTGAAGGGTGGCGATAAGGAATCGTTCGCGGCAAATCGGCGGGGTGAATTTGTGTTGTACGTGCCGATGGAATCACAGGGATTACCATCGGGCGGCGCGGATCCGCAACGGGTTAACTTGATTCCCGGCGGCACAGCAACGCCATAG
- a CDS encoding PD40 domain-containing protein codes for MNRKKSIPVFLSMFVFFVLANFTWAAGLQVQGNVGKLIPVAIKGYQGEVAKVLAFDLEVMGCKMVAEADASYVLEGKNGANNLTGILSDNAGNFGFNLNINGAAPRVLAHALSNATIKAITGQNGIAHTQILFTMKTGKSQWEVYQSDYDGHNPVALTNDKTIVENPMWMPDHSGLFYTSWMTIGGLQNTTVVRHSLKTGKRKVFSRFKGLNTGGAMAAHGPVAVVLSKGGATDLYLAPKDWDFLNDIPGKKLFRATRTREEVSSPTWSPDGRWIAFATLVKGRYVLVKVATSGGPMIEIPTKGAFRPTQPSWSPDGKWISFTQQRGGFQIGVVPATGGNAKIYSEGEDPAWAANSRNIIFTRRAGGVNKKRMAILDVPTEQVKILPAFTGGVGQPAWQ; via the coding sequence ATGAATCGCAAAAAATCAATCCCCGTTTTTTTATCAATGTTCGTTTTTTTTGTGTTGGCCAATTTTACTTGGGCCGCCGGATTACAAGTGCAGGGCAACGTGGGCAAGTTGATCCCCGTCGCGATCAAGGGGTACCAAGGCGAAGTAGCTAAAGTGCTGGCCTTTGACCTCGAAGTAATGGGCTGTAAAATGGTCGCCGAAGCCGATGCGAGCTATGTGCTCGAAGGGAAAAACGGCGCGAATAATCTCACCGGTATTCTGAGCGACAACGCTGGTAACTTTGGCTTCAACCTCAATATCAACGGTGCCGCACCCCGCGTGCTCGCCCACGCGCTGAGTAACGCCACCATCAAAGCCATCACCGGCCAAAACGGAATCGCACACACACAAATTTTGTTCACGATGAAAACTGGCAAGAGTCAATGGGAGGTTTATCAATCGGATTATGACGGGCACAATCCCGTGGCGCTTACTAATGACAAAACAATTGTCGAAAACCCGATGTGGATGCCGGATCACAGTGGGCTGTTTTATACATCCTGGATGACAATTGGTGGCCTACAAAACACAACGGTGGTGCGGCACAGCTTGAAGACCGGCAAGCGCAAAGTTTTCTCGCGGTTCAAGGGCTTGAACACCGGCGGCGCGATGGCTGCGCATGGGCCGGTGGCAGTGGTGCTCAGCAAAGGCGGGGCAACGGATTTATATTTGGCTCCGAAAGATTGGGATTTTTTAAATGATATCCCCGGCAAAAAACTATTCCGCGCCACGCGTACCCGGGAGGAAGTTTCCAGCCCCACTTGGTCGCCCGACGGCCGATGGATTGCTTTTGCCACTTTGGTCAAAGGCCGGTACGTGCTGGTTAAAGTCGCGACGAGCGGCGGGCCGATGATTGAGATTCCCACCAAAGGCGCGTTCCGCCCCACGCAGCCCAGTTGGTCGCCCGATGGTAAATGGATTTCCTTTACCCAGCAGCGCGGCGGCTTTCAAATTGGTGTCGTGCCCGCCACTGGCGGTAACGCAAAAATTTATTCCGAAGGCGAAGACCCCGCGTGGGCCGCCAATAGCCGGAACATTATATTCACAAGGCGTGCCGGTGGCGTGAATAAGAAACGCATGGCAATTCTTGACGTGCCGACAGAACAGGTGAAGATACTCCCAGCCTTTACGGGTGGCGTGGGTCAGCCTGCGTGGCAGTAA